A single region of the Gossypium arboreum isolate Shixiya-1 chromosome 12, ASM2569848v2, whole genome shotgun sequence genome encodes:
- the LOC108460461 gene encoding glucosidase 2 subunit beta isoform X2 produces the protein MQIWRWLCLKHSFPVCFAAVSFFLLLVSSSKSPLGIHPLDAKYFAAEVIKCKDGFKSFTRDRLNDNFCDCLDGTDEPGTSACPAGKFYCRNVGSIPQFIFSSRVNDHFCDCCDGSDEYDGSILCPNTCIMGGNVEYKTEDYVSTTSHLHSTKLKEMKIGIKLEDLIQTLAGLLCNGGPNLKVQYPSNFIHVRFGFSSSL, from the exons ATGCAGATCTGGCGGTGGCTATGTTTAAAACACAGTTTCCCCGTTTGTTTTGCTGCCGTCTCCTTTTTTCTTTTGCTTGTTTCTTCTTCTAAATCTCCTCTCGGTATCCACCCATTAG ATGCCAAGTATTTTGCTGCGGAGGTTATCAAGTGTAAGGATGGGTTCAAATCATTTACCAGAGACCGTCTTAACGATAACTTCTGTGACTGCCTTGACGGCACCGATGAGCCTG GGACTTCAGCTTGCCCAGCAGGCAAATTTTATTGTAGGAATGTAGGAAGTATACCTCAGTTCATTTTTTCTTCTCGAGTTAATGATCATTTTTGTG ATTGTTGTGATGGAAGTGATGAGTATGATGGTAGCATCCTGTGTCCCAACACATGTATCATGGGTGGTAATGTCGAGTACAAAACTGAAGATTATGTTTCTACAACTAGTCATCTGCACTCTACTAAATTGAAGGAAATGAAAATTGGAATTAAATTAGAAGACTTGATTCAGACTCTTGCAG GGTTACTGTGTAATGGTGGGCCAAATCTCAAAGTGCAATATCCCTCAAATTTCATCCATGTGAGATTTGGATTCTCTAGCTCTCTCTAA